Sequence from the Guyparkeria hydrothermalis genome:
CGGTCCCTGGCAAAGCGTGTTCGGGGGGAGCCTGCCGCCTCGAAGAGCGGCCTGGGCGGTCTGTTGACCGGGGTGATCGGTTCGAGGAAGGGAAGCTAAGCCGTGTCGTTGAACCCACATCGCGTCCAATTCCGATTGCGTGAAGGCCAGGAGCGAGGGCCGTATCGCGTTCATCTGCACCGTTTTCTAATCGAACAGCTCGAGCAACGCGGGATCGACAGTCTGGAGCTGGATCGGGAGGTGCTCACTGCCCACGTGACCGGTCTGATCGACGAATACATCGCTCGGGAGACGGTGGGCGTCAACGTCAGTGAGAGGGAATGCCTGATCGAGGACATGATCAACGAGATCCTCGGATATGGGCCATTGGAAGCGTTGTTTCATGATCCGAGCGTGACCGACATCCTCGTCAACGGTCCCTACCGGGTGGTGGTCGAGCGCCACGGCAAACTGCAGGACACCGATATCCGGTTCGTCGACAGCCAGCACGTCATGCGGGTGTTGCAGCGCATGCTGGCGCCGACGGGGCGCCGGCTGGATGAATCATCGCCGATGGTCGATGCCCGCTTGTCCGATGGAAGCCGGTTGAACGCAATCATCTCGCCGCTTGCCCTGGACGGGCCGGATATCTCCATCCGCAAGGCCCGTCGAGAGCAGCTGTCAACCGGCGAGCTGCTGACCAATGGCGCATTCAACCCGGACATGCTCTCGTTCCTGCGCCGGGCGGTCGAGTGCCGGATGAATATCCTCGTCAGCGGCGGCACCGGGACGGGCAAGACCACGCTGTTGAACGCGCTCGGTCAGTTCATCGAGGCCGACCAACGGCTGATCACCATAGAGGACACGGCCGAGCTCCAGCTTGATCATCCGCATGTGGTCACCTTGGAGACGCGTCCGCCGAACGCCGAAGGCCAGGGGGAGGTGTCGGCGCGGGACATTGTTCGCAACGTCCTCAGGATGCGCCCGGATCGTGTCGTGGTCGGCGAGGTCCGTGGCGTGGAAGTGATGGATCTGCTTCAGGCGATGAATACCGGCCACGACGGCTCGATGAGCACGCTGCATGCGAACAGCCCGGCGGATGCGTTGTCGCGTCTGGAAATGCTGGTGGGCTTCACCGGTTACCTGGGCGCCGAATCGACGCTGCGCGAGATGATCGCTTCCGCCCTGGACCTGCTGGTTCACGTCTCACGGACTCGTGACGGAACACGTCGGGTGACGTCGATTCAGGAGCTGGTGGAGTGTCGTGACGGCAATTACGTGCTCAATCAGCTGTTCACCTGGGAAGCCTCCAGCCGGGAATATCGCCGTGCGGCGAACGGGGTGTTCAACCGCAAGATGTCGCAGCGCTGGGAGCACCGGTAGCCGTGATGAGCGAGTGGATCATCTGGGTGATGGCTGCAGGCTGCTTGCTTGCGGGTGGGGGGCTGCTGGCCTTTGGCAAGCGGCGATCGGACACGGAGGAGTTCTTCCGGCGCGCGGGGTTTGAAGCCGTCGGTGACCCGCGTGGCGAGGGGGCACTTACAGGCCGAGCGGGTCTGCGAACGTTCGACCCCCTGCGATGGCTCGAACGGGCCGGCTGGCTATCGTCAGAGCGCGATGGCATGCGGCGTGGTTTGGCTTATGCGCCTTTCGTGTTCGTGATCGCAGCGGCCGCTCTCGGGATGTGGACGTTGTCGCTGCTGGCGGCGGCCGCGATCGTAATGGTGTTCGCGCTGGCATGGAAAAAGGCGCGGGCGCGACGCGAGAGCCTGAAGGATGAGATCCCCGGCGTGCTCGATTCCCTGATTCGGGGGTTGGAGGTCGGCCTGACGCTCGACACGGCATTTCGCATGACGGTCGACTCCAGCAGCGGTCTGATCAAGACGGTGCTCCAGCGTGTTCGGACGAGAGTGGAGCTTGGCGAAAGCCTGGGAGAAGCGTTTCGTCATGCCGCCCGCGTGCAGGGTTGCCGCGAACTGCACTTGCTGGGGTTCATCCTCGACATGCATCAGCAACACGGTGGCAAGGCCAGCGAAATGCTGGGAGGGCTGGCACAGATGATCACGGTCGATCAGCAGATCCGTCGCGATGTCCGGGCACTGACCGCCGAAACCCGCTTCACGGCACTGGTCTTGATCATGCTGCCGCTCGGCATGGCCGTGTATCTCCTCGCCACGAATCCGGACTATCTGATGCGCATGTGGGAACACGAGTCAGGTGCCTGGGTTCTGGTGCTGGCGGCGGCGATGCAGGTCGTCGGCAGTGCCCTGATCTGGCGACTTAGCAACCCGCGTATCGCCTAGGTCGGGAGGAGAGGGTCATGTTCTGGTTGGGGTTTGGGTTGTTGGTCACGGGGATCGGGATGGCCCTGCTGTTTGCCGGTCCGCGACAGCGGGACGAGCGCGAGATCCGACAGCGATTCGGTATCGGCAAGGAGGATGCCAAGGCGCCTACGGAAAAGGTGGCTCCTGTCGCTCGACAGGGTCGGCTCCCGCTGAGGGACCCGGAATTCATCAGAGCGGTGGTCCGGTTGGGTTGGGCCCGATCGGGGGGCATCTTGTTTCCACAAGTCGCGTGGGCAGCTGCGATCGCGGCCGGGGTATTCGTTGGTCTGGTGTGGGCGCTGTCGCAAGGGGCGTCGGCGTACCAGATGGCAGTCGCGTGCCTAGCCGGGGGAGCCGTCGGTCTGATTGGATTCAAGCGGCTGGTTATGAGGCGTGCAGAGCGGCGCATGGCGCGGATCAAGGCGGAGCTTCCTCTGACGATCCGGCTTGTCAGGTTGCTGCTCAACAGCGGTTTAGCATACGAGATGGCCTTCCGGCGAGTAGCGGAAGAAGGCACGCATGTGGTGCCGGAACTTTCCCGCGAGCTGGACGCGGTACTTCGCCGGACAGGGACGGGTATGCCGCTTTCCCAGTCACTCAGCTTGATGCAGCAACGGCTTGATGACGTGGACGTGAGCCGTCTGGTGGGGGTTCTCGTCCAGTTGATATCGATGGGCGGCAGCATCGACCGATCACTCATCAACCTTGCTGAGGATCTTGAAAAACGACGGGAAAGCACGCTGAGAGAACGGGTCAACAAATCCTCGGGAAAGATGAGCCTGATCATGATGCTGTTCCTGTTCCCGGCGCTTCTGATACTGCTCGGCGGGCCGGCAATCATCAGCCTGACGGAGGGTCTCCTTGACGTTGCATCGTAAAACCAGCGTGTTCTTACTCGCGCTATCTCTGGGGACGGTCGCGGGCTGTTCCGGCGTTCCCGGCAAGCCCATGGACTTGTCGGCCTGGGTTCAGCCGGACTGCAAGGGCGAGGATCCGGACGGCGAACTCGGCATCCGCTATGACTCCATCGAGGGGTTGATGGATAGCGGCCGGCACCGTGCCGCGCTCACCCATATCCAACTGCTGGAGAACGACCACGGCACCACCCAACGTTCGCAGCTGTGGAAGGCAAAGGCGCTTCGGCAGATCGGACGGCTTGACGAGGCGCAACGAGCCTACGGCGAGTTGACCAACGGGTGTTTTGCCTCGGTGGCCTATCACGGTCTGGGCCGGACGCTTGGCAAGAAGGGTGACTGGACGGCGGCCCGTCAGGCACTGGACCAGGCCCGGCAGCTCAACCCCATCTCGCCCGCCATACACAACGATCTTGGCTATGCCCGGTTGAAGACAGGGGCATACGAGCCGGCTGTTGAAAGCTTCCGGACGGCGCTCGAGCTTGACGCGGGACGGACGCGCGCGGCGAACAACCTGGTACTGGCGCTGCTGTTGATGGGCGAAAAGCAACAAGCCGAAAAACTTCTGGAACCCTTCGATATCCCGGCGGACCGCTGGGTGAAGCTCCAGTCCCAGGCCGACAGCTGGGTCGTTGACGAGACATAACTCGTTGTCATGCGGCGGCCCTGCCGGGGCTCGGGTCTTGATAGGGGTCGTGCCTGGAATCAAACGCAAGTGAGGGAGTGACTTGGCAATGAAAGGATCTGTTATCCCGGCGGTCGCCATGGTCTTGATGATCGCGGTAGGCGGTAATCCGGCCATGTCGGCCGAGCAGCCGAAGTCGACCGCAACG
This genomic interval carries:
- a CDS encoding tetratricopeptide repeat protein; this translates as MTLHRKTSVFLLALSLGTVAGCSGVPGKPMDLSAWVQPDCKGEDPDGELGIRYDSIEGLMDSGRHRAALTHIQLLENDHGTTQRSQLWKAKALRQIGRLDEAQRAYGELTNGCFASVAYHGLGRTLGKKGDWTAARQALDQARQLNPISPAIHNDLGYARLKTGAYEPAVESFRTALELDAGRTRAANNLVLALLLMGEKQQAEKLLEPFDIPADRWVKLQSQADSWVVDET
- a CDS encoding type II secretion system F family protein, with translation MFWLGFGLLVTGIGMALLFAGPRQRDEREIRQRFGIGKEDAKAPTEKVAPVARQGRLPLRDPEFIRAVVRLGWARSGGILFPQVAWAAAIAAGVFVGLVWALSQGASAYQMAVACLAGGAVGLIGFKRLVMRRAERRMARIKAELPLTIRLVRLLLNSGLAYEMAFRRVAEEGTHVVPELSRELDAVLRRTGTGMPLSQSLSLMQQRLDDVDVSRLVGVLVQLISMGGSIDRSLINLAEDLEKRRESTLRERVNKSSGKMSLIMMLFLFPALLILLGGPAIISLTEGLLDVAS
- a CDS encoding type II secretion system F family protein, producing MSEWIIWVMAAGCLLAGGGLLAFGKRRSDTEEFFRRAGFEAVGDPRGEGALTGRAGLRTFDPLRWLERAGWLSSERDGMRRGLAYAPFVFVIAAAALGMWTLSLLAAAAIVMVFALAWKKARARRESLKDEIPGVLDSLIRGLEVGLTLDTAFRMTVDSSSGLIKTVLQRVRTRVELGESLGEAFRHAARVQGCRELHLLGFILDMHQQHGGKASEMLGGLAQMITVDQQIRRDVRALTAETRFTALVLIMLPLGMAVYLLATNPDYLMRMWEHESGAWVLVLAAAMQVVGSALIWRLSNPRIA
- a CDS encoding CpaF family protein, which codes for MSLNPHRVQFRLREGQERGPYRVHLHRFLIEQLEQRGIDSLELDREVLTAHVTGLIDEYIARETVGVNVSERECLIEDMINEILGYGPLEALFHDPSVTDILVNGPYRVVVERHGKLQDTDIRFVDSQHVMRVLQRMLAPTGRRLDESSPMVDARLSDGSRLNAIISPLALDGPDISIRKARREQLSTGELLTNGAFNPDMLSFLRRAVECRMNILVSGGTGTGKTTLLNALGQFIEADQRLITIEDTAELQLDHPHVVTLETRPPNAEGQGEVSARDIVRNVLRMRPDRVVVGEVRGVEVMDLLQAMNTGHDGSMSTLHANSPADALSRLEMLVGFTGYLGAESTLREMIASALDLLVHVSRTRDGTRRVTSIQELVECRDGNYVLNQLFTWEASSREYRRAANGVFNRKMSQRWEHR